Part of the Companilactobacillus zhachilii genome is shown below.
TTAAATTTTCTTTGACTTCGCCGGCCTTTTTATCAGGATTACTAGTAGTTTTGGCAGTCTATGGAAAAGTTGAGCACGCTATTAGCAAACAAATGTATGAGCAAGTAGCACATGAATTCATTCATTGGGGTTGGTTACTAGTTGTACTTGGGATGCTTGTAATTATATTGATTTTTTATATTGTGTCAGTATTTGTTTTAATTGCGAAATATTACCATTTTCATCTGACAATGGAGAACAATCAATTTGAAATGCAATATGGGTTTTTCAAGACGAAGAAAACTAGTATTTCTCAAGCACGAATTCAAGCCGTAGTAGTCAAACAAACTTTATTGCGACGAGTATTGCATATTGCAACTGTCAAACTGGTAATCATTTCTAACTCTAAGAGTGAAGAAACTGAAAAAGACATTATTGTTATGCCAGTGATAGAAACTGCTAAGTTAAAAGCTTTTTTTCAAAGATTTTTCCCAGATATACCAATAAAAGCTTGGCAACCACAGGCCACAGGTCATGAAACATATTATTATAATTTACGAAATGGATTATATTTTAGCTTGATAACGGACGTTTTAGCTGGATTGTTATTGTTCAAGCTTTCATATGTTTTGTTAGTAGTGGCAATTGTGGTCTCAGCAATAATTTGGTTGATTCCAGCTTATTTAAATGCTAGACGAGCTGATTTGCAGGTTTTAAATAGTAAGTATGTTTGTTTACAAAATAATCAAATTACTTCTAAAAACACTTACTTTATTCCTAAAAACAGTATTCAATTGTTGGATCGTCGTCAAAGTATTTGGTTGGGTAAAAAAGGCTTTGCCCATTTAAGACTTAGCTGTCGTTCGGGAATTACTGAACGAATTTTGAAGGTTAAATATTTGCCACAAAAGCGGGTTGATACGGTACTTGCGTGGTATAAGTAGATTCGAGTATTGAGTTGTAAAAAGGCCCAACATCCAATTTTGGACGTTGGGCCTTTTGGTATTTAAGAATAAAAAACTTAACTTTATTTATTTTCTTTGGCTTGAATAAGCTTAACCTTTTTCAAGATTTGTTGATCAAAGGCTTTCATATAGGCATCGTGAGTACTAAAGTTTTTACCTTTTAGCTTTCTCACAGCATCAGTCCAATCATAGTAATTAATTGGTACCATATTGCGATTTCTGTTAGCGACGTATAATTCAGCAAAGTTAGCGTCGTTTTGAATAGGGGCAGTTAACCAAATATGCTTAGTATCTTTGTATTGTAAGAAGTATTGTGTATCACGTGAAACTTTATTTTGATACATCGAGTATTGAATTTGCATGTCGAAAGTTTTGCCATAATTATGAGCTATGGCATCGGTATGAAGTCCTAATCCTAAAGTGACCAGAACTAATAGTGGTAAAAGATATTTTTCGTAATTATCAATTAATATATCTATATTTATTGCAAAGATTGTTACGAAGAATATATAAGTTGCAAACATACATCTTGAACCAAATGGTGAAACAACAAGGAACGGTGCGACGACAACAAAGCTAGATAATAGGAGCGCTAAGTTGGCAATTCTTTGTTTAACATTTTTAACCTTTAGTGAATAAATAAGAACGACAATAGAGAAGATTAAGATTCCGATTCCTACAATCATTAGATGTTTTGCAGAGAATTGGATGCGTAAGTAGTTGAACATGGTATCGGAATTGCTTGAACCTTTAAGTGAGCGGTAAGAATCTCTTCCAAAGAGAATCTTGAGATATGCACCATTGATAAACATTAAAAAGGCACCAATTAAATTACCAGCTAAAATAAAGTTCAAAACTTTTTTAAACTGATCTCCGAAATGTTTTCTGAGGAATAGCCACACTAAAATGGTATTGAAAACATTCAAAATAGTTAGATGTTCAGCGAAGAACTGGGCAAAAATAGCAGCAAAGAAGATCAAGTAAGTGCTGGTACGATAATAATGAATATTTTTATTATCATAATTTTTTAAAACTAGATAGAGCATAAATAACGGAAATACTAGCGATGGTACATAGTTAGCAAACCCCGCGTGCCAGCCGAGAATTTGTTTGAAGATAACGTTGGGTGTTAAGAAAATTAAGATAGCCGCTAAAGTAGATGACATTAATCCGAGAGATTTAGGAGCTTTGATTTGCTCACGGATTTTTTGAATCAAATAGACGATGGCGGTCATGAAAGTTCCGTAGCCAAGAAAGGCAATTGGTTTGAACTTTGTCATGGTAATAACAAGCAAGTCACCTAAGTAACGTCCATCGTATTTGAGAAAGATGCCTTGTGGAAAGTAGTTACTACCGAAGTAGGTTCCCCAGTGAAGGTCATCCCCTAAAAGCGGCATCCACATGCCAATTAGACCGAAGATGATGAAGATAATAATATAAAAGCTAAGTTTAACTGTACGTTTCATGGTTTGTCCTCTTAAAAAAAATATGTTAAAGGTTGAAAGTTAAATATACTGTAAGTGGTAGTAGGCCGCCTCCAGGAGCCAGAAAATTAGGTTGCTGTGGGGACCGACCTGAGCCAAGGTCTCAGGTCTCGATTTTGAACTTCACACAGTACGCGAATTTCAAAAGTCATCCCGTGGTGTAAGAGCTAAAGCTCTAACGCCACCTTCACGGCAACCTAATTTTCTGGTTCCTGGAGGCTTGGGTCTATTTTTAAATTAGTCTGATAAGAATTTATTTTGATACGGGTAAATATTTTAATAGCATGATTGTTCCAGAATTCTATCGAGATGGTAATAAAAGCCATGAAAAATATTTGAGGCATTAAGCTATTCTTAAGTTAATAAAGAGCTAGTAACCACTGTCCGAATCTGGAGACGGCATATCCATAACATAAATAATTTGTTACACATGATGCTAATTGAATTTTTATTATGGCTTTGAATTATTTCGATGTTCTTAACTGGAAACATTAGTTTACACATCTCATACAAGGATATAATGAACCGAATATGTAATCAATAAAAATATATACTTGCTACATCTATTACGAAATTGATAAAATATTTACTTAGATAATGGTGCATGTTAGTATTAATTTTGCAAACGATTACAGAAAAAGGTGAGAATTTCATGAAAAAAACGAGAGTTATTAACTCAAATATATCACGTGTGATTGCCCAAATGGGACATTTCGATACGATTGGAATTGGTGATGCAGGGATGCCAGTTCCAGCTGATACAGAGAAAATTGATTTAGCTGTTGAGGCCGGTTTACCAAGTTTCATTCAAGTTTTGGAAAATGTTTTGAGTGAATTGGAAGTACAAAAAGTCTACTTAGCTGAGGAAATTAAGGTTCAAAATCCGGAACAATTAGCTGCTGTTAAAAAAGTTGTGGGTGATACTCCAATCGAATTTATTCCCCATGAGGAAATGAAGAAAGATTTGAGTGACACGAAAGCATTTATTCGGACAGGTGAGGAAACACCATATTCAAATATTTTACTTGAAAGTGGAGTTGTCTTTTAGAGGATCTTTAATTATGAAAAAAATAGTCGTACTAGGTTCAATCAATGTTGATATTATTTTAAATATTGCCCGTTTGCCTTTACCGGGCGAAACAATGGCAATGCATGACCGTTCAACTGCCGGTGGTGGTAAGGGTGCCAACCAAGCAATTGCAGCTGTTCGTGCTGGTGCAGAAACGTCATTTATTGCTAAAATCGGTCAAGATCGTTCAGCTGATTTTATGTTGGATACATTTAAATATGATGGCTTAAATATTGATCACGTTACCCAAGATGATAAAGCTGGTACTGGCCAAGCTTATATTCTTTTGGATGATAATGGTCAAAACAGTATTTTGATTTATGGTGGAGCTAATCAAACAATTACAACAGAAGATATTCAAAATGCTTCAGAAGCAATTGCTAATGCTGATTGCATGATTACCGAGTTTGAAACACCAATTGCAGCATCAATTGAGGCTTTTAAGATTGCTAAAGCCAATAATGTTTTAACAATTTTGAATCCAGCTCCAGCCAAAACAGACATTCCTGAAGAGTTGTTGAAGCTTACTGACATCATCGTTCCTAACGAAACAGAAGCTGAAGCAATTACTGGAATTAAGGTTACTGATGAGGCTTCAATGGTAGCTGCCGCAAATAAATTACATTCAATGGGCGTGAAAAATGTTATAATAACAGTTGGTGCCAATGGGTCCTTCTATTCAGTTGATGAAAAGACAGGATTTGTAAACGCCTATAAAGTTAACACTGTTGATACAACAGCTGCTGGTGATACATTTATCGGTTATTTAGCTTCAAAGCTAAATCCAGATTTAGATAATATCGAAGAAGCAATGAAATTTGCAAGTAAAGCATCATCTATTACAGTTCAAACAAAGGGTGCTCAAAATTCAATTCCTCATGTTAGAGATGTTGAAATTTAAGTATTTGTAAAAGAAACTTTACGCTAAGTAGATTGAATTTATTGGTCAATCATGTTAATATAATAGTTGTATTTTTGAATGGTGAATGGTTCGAATGGTTTGAATGTTTCGTATTTTAGACTTTCTTCCATGATGTACCACGAAATAATGCACAATAAAATATTTTAGTTATCAGGAGGAATAGTCTGATGGAACACGGAACAGTTAAATGGTTTAACGCAGAAAAAGGCTATGGTTTTATTACACGCGAAGATGGTAGTGACGTATTTGTTCACTTCTCAGCAATCCAAGGTGACGGTTACAAGACACTTGAAGAAGGTCAAGCTGTAACATTCGACATCGAAGATTCAGATCGTGGCCCACAAGCTTCAAACGTTGTTAAAGACTAATTAATAAACTTTGAGCAAAAAGCTAACTCGTTAGAGTTAGCTTTTTTTATTGTATAAAATTATATTTTTACATTAACTTTACAAGAAATATACGTTGGTTGTTTATCATTAGTGGTTAAAGAATGCCGACTCTGTTCAGAAATAGGCATATTTAATTTTACAAGGAGCGACCAATGCAAGATAACTGGAAACAAAATTTTCGGATTTTATGGTTTGGAAATTTCATAACTGATATGGGCAATGCAATGACATTGCCCTTTATTGTGCTCTTTATTGATACCTTAGGTACATTTAATAAAGTTGAACTTAATTTATTAGGTGCGGCGGCATTTTCATTGACTTATTTAAGTAAGGCGATTGTCTCGCCGTTGTGGGGACGGCTGGCCGATCTTAAAGGCCGAAAATTGATGTGTTTACGCGCCTCTGGAGTAATGACGCTGACGATTCTTATGGTAGGTTTATCACCGAATGTTTGGTTTTTGTTATTTTTCCGTATTCTTCAAGGGGCCTTTTCGGGATACATCAACAATGCTAACGCTTTAATGTCACTTTCAGCCCCGAAAAAGATTCAGGGACATGTGATGAGTAAGTTGGTGACTGGTAGCATTTCAGGTTCGTTACTGGGCCCATTGATTGGGGGCTTTTTAGCAACCTGGTTTGGCTATCGTGGAGCTTTTTTGTCACAAGTTTTTTGATGGCGATCGTATTTTTCACGACTTGGTTAGGTGTTAAAGAAGAATTTACACCGATTACACGGCAAGAACTTCAACCAGCGTTACCTTTAATGAAAAAAATTGGCTGGCCATTTTTTATTGCCTTGTTTGGGACGATATTAGCGGTTAAAGCAACGACCAATGCAATTACACCGATGTTGAGTTTACTCGTCAGAGAAATGGATTCTGGTGGTCACAACACGGTAATTATGACAGGAGTCATTGCAGCTGCTCCTGGTTTTGCAACAATAATATTTGCAGGCGTCGTTGGAGCGTTGATCGACAGACTCGGAGCTTTGAAAAGTATGATTATCTTTTTAACATCGGCAATTATTTGTTTAGTCTTAACTAGCTTAGTTCAAAATATTTGGCAATTGATTGTTTTTAGATTTCTTTTAGGTATATCTGACGCTGCCTTAATTCCATCAGCTCAAATTTTAACTGTACGAAATGTACCGAAATCCATTTTTGGACGTGTTTTCAGTTATAATCAATCAGCGCACGCATTTGGTAATTTTTTAGGACCAATGTTGGCAGCGTGGATTGCAATTGGATTTGGTTACAAAAGTATCTTCTTGTTCTCGGCTTGTTTAGAATTATTGGCTCTAGGATCATGGCTATATTATTTGAAACGACAGAAAAAGAAACAAGCATAAGCAAATGTTAAAATTCTATTTCAAATCACAAAAACTTCAAGGATATCGGCTATAATTAGAACTAATAAACTTACAAAGGATAGATCAATTGCCACAAAAGAGGAGATACACAGCACGTCGGACGAGTAAGCGGCGCAAGCGTGGAAAGAATAATAATACGACTTTCATTTTACTAGCAATCGTAGCACTGTTTGTTATCAGCTTTTTCGGTTACAGGCGATATGTCCAGTATCAAAGTGAAATGAAAGTTGAAATGGTTCAACAAGAGCACAGCGCTTTTGTTAAAAAAATTGCTCCATACGCGGTCGAACTTGGTAAAGATTATGGCGTTTTACCCAGCATAACGATTGCGCAAGCAATTTTAGAAAGCGATTGGGGAACTAGTTCACTGGCAACACAGTATAATAACTATTTTGGTATTAAAGGTGATGACCCTGCAAATACAAAGGTTTTACAGACTAAAGAATATACGAATGGTCAGTGGATAACTATCAACGGACGTTTCCGAGTTTATTCGGATTTTCGAGAGTCGATGAAAGATCATACAAAATTACTAGTTAACGGAACATCGTGGAATTCGCAACAATACAAGCAAGTTCTGCAATCGAAGGATTATATTGATGCAGCTTTAGCTTTGCAAACTGACGGATATGCGACTGATCCTGGCTATACTAGTAAAATTATTCGGATTATTCAGAAATATAATCTGAAAAAATACGATGAAGGTATCAAGTAAAAATCAAAGTATGATAGACTCTAATTATTCTATGTAAATTGTAGGGAGAATGTAATGAAGGAATTAGAAGAGAGAATCAAAACGGATGGTCGAGTTTTAGGCAAGGACGTGCTTAAAGTCGATAGTTTTTTAAACCATCAAGTTGACCCAATGTTAATGGAACGAATGGGTGAGGAATTCTACAAACACTTTAAAGATTCAGGTATTAACAAAATTTTGACAGTGGAGTCATCAGGTATTGCTCCGGCTGTTATGACTGGTTTGAAATTTCAAGTTCCAGTTGTGTTTGCTAGAAAGCACAAGTCTGTGACATTGAGTGATGATCTTTATACATCAGAAGTTTATTCATTTACAAAGAAGACTTCTAATCACATTAGTATCGCTAAAAAATACCTATCTAGTGATGATAAAGTTTTGATCATTGATGATTTCTTAGCTAATGGTCAAGCCGTTAATGGTTTGAATACAATTATTGAAGCTGCTGGTGCACAATTAGCCGGTATCGGGATCGTAATTGAAAAATCCTTCCAAAAGGGAAGACAAATGATTGATAAATCAGGTACTCCAGTTTATTCACTAGCTAAAATCAAAGCTTTTGAAAATGGACAAGTAGTTTTCGAAGAAGAAGACGATTAGTAATAAGAAGGTGGAATTATGACTTTTATTGCGCCCGGTAAGACTTTAGGCATAATTGGTGGCGGTAGTGAAACATATATTTTTGAATTGGAAGCTAAGAGAATGGGCTTTAGAACCATGCTTTTAACTGATGAAGAGAAGGATATTGCGACACAAGCTGCCGACAGTTTTTTAGTCGGTCAGTTAGAAAATATTGAAAATCTAAGTGAATTGGGCCGTAGAAGTGACCTTCTGTTGTATATGGACGAAAACTTTGATAGTGAGCTATTAAAACAGTTGGCCAAGACATACAATGTGGCTCAGGGGGCTGATTTATTAGCCATTGCTCAAGATCGTTATATCGAGAGAACTTTCTTAAATGATCTAAATATCAATGTGCCGCCATTTTTTTCGATCGTGACCGTGGACGATATAAAAAAAGCTGTCGAAGAAATTGGTTTTCCGTGCATCTTGAAACCGATTCAAAAGAATCAAACAGTTTTAAAACGACATGTATTATATAACGATAATGATGTCGAACGTGTTCAAAAATTGCTCCAAGATGGAACGTATATCTTAGAAGCTTGGATTGATACGAAAACGGAATACTCCATCATGGTCAGTAAGGGAAAGGACCAAAAGATTCATACGTTCCCAATGATCAAAGAAATTTATGATGGAACGCATCTGATGAGTTCATTTATTTTTAAGAAGAACAATCCAGATGTGGAAGCAGAAATGCAACGTGTCGCCTTGATGGTGGCTGAAAATATTGATTATGTAGGAATTTTTGGTATAGGCTTTATCCTATCTCAATCCGGGGTGTTGTACGTCAAACGAATTTTCCCAGGTATCAATTATTCAGCTAATGTTTATCAAGAGGCAACCGGCATTTCACAATTTGAATTACATATCAGAGCTATTTGTGATTGGCCAATTCCTGAGATTTTTCCAATGGTTAATGCGGCAACCTTAAAAATTATTGAGGGTAACTTGCCCCAGAGTTTGGATCTACTTCAGGAAAAGGCTCAGTGGAAATTTAATTATTACACTGGTTTCAAAGCTAAGAATCAAGCCGACCGGGATGTCGGATATATTTCCATTTTCTCAGACGATGTCGAAGAATTAAAAAATGATATCTTAACAACTAATATTTGGAGAGTAGAATAATTCATGATTGATAGATATGTAACTGAACAAATGAAACCAATTTGGACAGACCAAAACAGATTTCAAGCTTGGCTCGAGGTAGAAATTGCTGCCGTTGAAGGTTGGAGCAAAGAAGGAGAAATCCCTGCTGAAGATGCTAAGTTAATTGCTCAAAACGCTAAGTTCGATGTTTCAGAGATTGCCGAAATCGAAAAAGAAACAAAACATGACGTAGTTGCTTTTACAAGAGATGTTTCTAGATATCTTGGACCAGAAAAGAAATGGGTCCACTTTGGATTAACATCAACTGATGTCGTTGATACAGCCTATGGATACTTGATGAAACAGGCTAATGATATTATTCGTGAAGATTTAAATGAATTTCTCAAGGTAGTCGGTGAGAAAGCTCTTAAGTATAAAGATACCGTTATGATCGGTAGAACTCACGGTGTCCACGCCGAACCAACAACTTTCGGTTTAGTATTAGCTAACTGGTATTCAGAAATCAAACGTGATATCGAACGTTTTGACCACGCTGCTAAGGGCGTTGAAGCTGGTAAAATCAGTGGTGCTGTTGGTAGTTACGCTAATGTCCCAACTGATGTTGAAAAATTTGTTTGTGACAAGTTAGGCATCCGTGCCCAAGAAATTTCAACTCAAGTGTTACCACGTGATTTGCATGCCGAATATATTCAAACAATGGCTTTGATTGCCACATCAATCGAACGTTTTGCTTTGGAAGTTCGTCATTTGCAAAGAACTGAAGTCCGTGAAGCCGAAGAATTCTTCGCTGCTGGACAAAAGGGATCATCAGCAATGCCTCATAAACGTAATCCAATCGGTTCTGAGAACGTAACTGGTTTGGCACGTGTAATTAGAGGACATGCTTTTACAGCGCTAGAAGATGTGCCATTGTGGCATGAAAGAGATATTTCACATAGTTCAGCTGAAAGAATTATCATTCCTGATACAACTGAATTGTTGGATTACATCTTGCGCAGATTTACTAAGATCACAAAAGACCTAACAGTCTTCCCTGATAAGATGTTAGAAGATATGAATATCACCCATGGTTTGATTTTCTCACAACGTGTTCTATTGAAACTTGTTGAAGCAGGATATTCACGTGAACAATCATATGATATCGTGCAACCAATGACAGCCAAAGCTTGGGACGAAAAGAAAGACTTCAGAACAATGCTTGAAAATGATTCGAGAGTTACTGATAAGTTATCATCAGAAGACTTGGACGATGCTTTCGATTATCATTGGCATTTACGTCACGTTGACGAAATTTTTAAACGTGTTGGTTTGGAATAAAACAAACAGAAATCTCAACTGGAAATTTTTTTCAGTTGAGATTTTTTAGATGTTTTTAGTGATGCCGCCTCCAGGAACAAGAAAATTAGGTCGCTGTGGGGACCGACGAAAGCCAAGGTCTTTCGTCTCGACTTTGAACCTCGCAAAGTACGCGAGTTTCAAAGCTCGTCCCGTGGTGTAAGCACTAAAGTGCTAACGCCACCTTCACAGCGACCTAATTTTCTTGTTCCTTCCGGCTAGTGCATTCGTTGTTTTCTTATTGTAAATAATAAATGAAGTATATATCTTTAAAAGTTGATATGATAATTGTCATTTTTATATTTTAAATGGCTGGAGCATCATATCTAAAAATTTATTTTGAAACGTTTAATTTTTAGATATTTTAAATTAAACAGTTCTTTTAGTAATTTGAGGAACCTTATTTTATTTTTGATTGAAAATAACTTTAAAAAAGTTCGTATTGTTTATTGAGAATATTTTTAACGAAAAAAAAGAAGTAATTATTTTGAATAATTAGTGATTAGCAATAAAGCTAATAAATTCAAATTAATCCATTAGTCGGAGGGAACAAGAATTTTAGGCAGCTGTGAAGGTGGCGTTATGGCTTTAGCCATTACACCACGGGACGAGTTTTGAAATTCGAGTGAACTTCTCGAAGTTCAAAATCGAGACTGGAGACCTTGGCTCCAGTCGGTCCCCACAGCAGCCTAAAATTTCTTGTTCCCGGAGACGGCACTACAAACATATGTTCAATTTTAGTGCCTTGTCTTTCGCTCTAACAACAAAAATTTGCTACAATATAAACAGCTATTTTTTAAGTACAACTAAAACTTTTTACACAAAGATTTGAGGGATTTTAAAATTGGACGATACTATGTTAAAAGGTCTTAACCCTGAGCAACAGGATGCAGTTAAGGCTACGGAAGGACCACTTTTGATCATGGCTGGTGCCGGTTCTGGTAAAACTCGTGTTTTAACTCACCGTGTGGCTTACTTGATTGAAGAAAAGAATATTATGCCTTGGCATGTTTTAGCTATTACCTTTACTAATAAGGCTGCTAAGGAAATGAAAGAAAGAATTGGCAAATTGCTAGATGAATCAGCTAGTGATGTTTGGGTTTCAACTTTCCACTCTCTTTGTGTAAGAATTTTAAGAAGAGATATCGATAAGATGGGTAAGCCTAAGACGTTTACGATTGCTGATCCAAGTGAACAACGAACTTTGATGAAACAAATCTTAACTAAAATGAACTTGGATCCTAAGCGCTATGATCCACGGGCTATTTTGGGTACAATCAGTAATGCTAAAAATGAATTGCTGACGCCCGCCGAATACGCCAAAGATGCTGCTTCACCATATGAACAAACGGTTGCTAGTGTTTATGATGCTTATGCTAAGGAAATGGATCGAAATAATTCGCTTGATTTTGATGATTTGATTATGCAAACAAGTGAACTATTTGACCAAAATCCAGATGTCTTAGAGAAGTATCAAGAAAAGTTCCAATACATTCATGTTGATGAATATCAGGATACTAACGAGGCTCAATATAAGCTGGTTAAGCAATTGGGTGCTAAGTATCGTAATGTCTGTGTCGTTGGTGATGCTGACCAAAGTATTTATGGTTGGCGTGGTGCTAATATTCAAAATATTATGAACTTTGAAAAAGATTATCCAGAAGCTACAACGATTAAATTGGAACAAAATTATCGTTCAACGAAGACGATTTTAAAAGCTGCCAATGAGGTTATTAACAACAATGGTAACCGTAAGCCTAAAGACTTGTGGACTGATAATCAAGCTGGCGATAAGATTAAATTTTATCGTGGACAAAATGAATCTGACGAAGCTTTGTATGTGATTGATCAAATTAAGAAATTGCAAGCGGAAGGTTTCAATTACGGTGATTTTGCAGTGCTTTATCGAACTAACGCCCAATCACGTACCTTTGAAGAGAAACTTATGCAAGCTAATATGCCATACAAGATTATTGGTGGGCATAAGTTCTACGATCGTAAGGAAATTAAGGATATCTTGGCTTACCTACGGTTGATTGCTAACCATGATGATTCAATGAGTTTCCAAAGAGTTATCAACAGTCCTAAACGTGGGATTGGTCCGGGAACAGTTGAGAAACTTCAAAATTATGCAGATGAACATAGTTGGTCATTACTGGAAGCGGCTGAAAATATTGAACTTTCACCATTGGCTGCTCGTCCTCGCAAGATTATCGGTAGTTTTGCCAAGGTAATCGATGATTTAACTAAATTGTCTGAAGACCATTCAATGACTATTTTAATGGATCATTTGTTGGAAGATTCAGGTTATGTAGAAGATTTGAAACAACAAAATAATCTGGAATCACAAGCAAGAATCGAAAATATTGAGGAACTTTTAACTGTTACAACGCAATTTGATCAAGCATATGAGCCAGAC
Proteins encoded:
- the rbsK gene encoding ribokinase gives rise to the protein MKKIVVLGSINVDIILNIARLPLPGETMAMHDRSTAGGGKGANQAIAAVRAGAETSFIAKIGQDRSADFMLDTFKYDGLNIDHVTQDDKAGTGQAYILLDDNGQNSILIYGGANQTITTEDIQNASEAIANADCMITEFETPIAASIEAFKIAKANNVLTILNPAPAKTDIPEELLKLTDIIVPNETEAEAITGIKVTDEASMVAAANKLHSMGVKNVIITVGANGSFYSVDEKTGFVNAYKVNTVDTTAAGDTFIGYLASKLNPDLDNIEEAMKFASKASSITVQTKGAQNSIPHVRDVEI
- the rbsD gene encoding D-ribose pyranase; amino-acid sequence: MKKTRVINSNISRVIAQMGHFDTIGIGDAGMPVPADTEKIDLAVEAGLPSFIQVLENVLSELEVQKVYLAEEIKVQNPEQLAAVKKVVGDTPIEFIPHEEMKKDLSDTKAFIRTGEETPYSNILLESGVVF
- a CDS encoding ATP-grasp domain-containing protein yields the protein MTFIAPGKTLGIIGGGSETYIFELEAKRMGFRTMLLTDEEKDIATQAADSFLVGQLENIENLSELGRRSDLLLYMDENFDSELLKQLAKTYNVAQGADLLAIAQDRYIERTFLNDLNINVPPFFSIVTVDDIKKAVEEIGFPCILKPIQKNQTVLKRHVLYNDNDVERVQKLLQDGTYILEAWIDTKTEYSIMVSKGKDQKIHTFPMIKEIYDGTHLMSSFIFKKNNPDVEAEMQRVALMVAENIDYVGIFGIGFILSQSGVLYVKRIFPGINYSANVYQEATGISQFELHIRAICDWPIPEIFPMVNAATLKIIEGNLPQSLDLLQEKAQWKFNYYTGFKAKNQADRDVGYISIFSDDVEELKNDILTTNIWRVE
- a CDS encoding MFS transporter is translated as MAIVFFTTWLGVKEEFTPITRQELQPALPLMKKIGWPFFIALFGTILAVKATTNAITPMLSLLVREMDSGGHNTVIMTGVIAAAPGFATIIFAGVVGALIDRLGALKSMIIFLTSAIICLVLTSLVQNIWQLIVFRFLLGISDAALIPSAQILTVRNVPKSIFGRVFSYNQSAHAFGNFLGPMLAAWIAIGFGYKSIFLFSACLELLALGSWLYYLKRQKKKQA
- a CDS encoding xanthine phosphoribosyltransferase gives rise to the protein MKELEERIKTDGRVLGKDVLKVDSFLNHQVDPMLMERMGEEFYKHFKDSGINKILTVESSGIAPAVMTGLKFQVPVVFARKHKSVTLSDDLYTSEVYSFTKKTSNHISIAKKYLSSDDKVLIIDDFLANGQAVNGLNTIIEAAGAQLAGIGIVIEKSFQKGRQMIDKSGTPVYSLAKIKAFENGQVVFEEEDD
- a CDS encoding cold-shock protein, which codes for MEHGTVKWFNAEKGYGFITREDGSDVFVHFSAIQGDGYKTLEEGQAVTFDIEDSDRGPQASNVVKD
- a CDS encoding MFS transporter — encoded protein: MQDNWKQNFRILWFGNFITDMGNAMTLPFIVLFIDTLGTFNKVELNLLGAAAFSLTYLSKAIVSPLWGRLADLKGRKLMCLRASGVMTLTILMVGLSPNVWFLLFFRILQGAFSGYINNANALMSLSAPKKIQGHVMSKLVTGSISGSLLGPLIGGFLATWFGYRGAFLSQVF
- a CDS encoding DUF6056 family protein, translating into MKRTVKLSFYIIIFIIFGLIGMWMPLLGDDLHWGTYFGSNYFPQGIFLKYDGRYLGDLLVITMTKFKPIAFLGYGTFMTAIVYLIQKIREQIKAPKSLGLMSSTLAAILIFLTPNVIFKQILGWHAGFANYVPSLVFPLFMLYLVLKNYDNKNIHYYRTSTYLIFFAAIFAQFFAEHLTILNVFNTILVWLFLRKHFGDQFKKVLNFILAGNLIGAFLMFINGAYLKILFGRDSYRSLKGSSNSDTMFNYLRIQFSAKHLMIVGIGILIFSIVVLIYSLKVKNVKQRIANLALLLSSFVVVAPFLVVSPFGSRCMFATYIFFVTIFAINIDILIDNYEKYLLPLLVLVTLGLGLHTDAIAHNYGKTFDMQIQYSMYQNKVSRDTQYFLQYKDTKHIWLTAPIQNDANFAELYVANRNRNMVPINYYDWTDAVRKLKGKNFSTHDAYMKAFDQQILKKVKLIQAKENK
- a CDS encoding glycoside hydrolase family 73 protein; its protein translation is MPQKRRYTARRTSKRRKRGKNNNTTFILLAIVALFVISFFGYRRYVQYQSEMKVEMVQQEHSAFVKKIAPYAVELGKDYGVLPSITIAQAILESDWGTSSLATQYNNYFGIKGDDPANTKVLQTKEYTNGQWITINGRFRVYSDFRESMKDHTKLLVNGTSWNSQQYKQVLQSKDYIDAALALQTDGYATDPGYTSKIIRIIQKYNLKKYDEGIK
- a CDS encoding PH domain-containing protein, whose product is MTSKLRRLSPAAILFFFYKDVKNLIIPAAIFAFAVFQQAKLWTIVGLITLFLVVLIGDVIAYFMFGYQLFENEILVKQGLFVKKVNHIPYDRIQNVTANQWFFLKPFKLEELEIETAGHSEGPEVSLVAVSVELKNELNHYRQNSGRPVTEVNDGTDNSKEKINGQTYSITWRELIKFSLTSPAFLSGLLVVLAVYGKVEHAISKQMYEQVAHEFIHWGWLLVVLGMLVIILIFYIVSVFVLIAKYYHFHLTMENNQFEMQYGFFKTKKTSISQARIQAVVVKQTLLRRVLHIATVKLVIISNSKSEETEKDIIVMPVIETAKLKAFFQRFFPDIPIKAWQPQATGHETYYYNLRNGLYFSLITDVLAGLLLFKLSYVLLVVAIVVSAIIWLIPAYLNARRADLQVLNSKYVCLQNNQITSKNTYFIPKNSIQLLDRRQSIWLGKKGFAHLRLSCRSGITERILKVKYLPQKRVDTVLAWYK